Proteins from one Candidatus Margulisiibacteriota bacterium genomic window:
- the clpP gene encoding ATP-dependent Clp endopeptidase proteolytic subunit ClpP, with translation MKPTSQLIPMVVEQSTRGERAYDIYSRLLRDRIIFVGGPIDDDVANIIIAELLFLQSEDAGKDIYMYINSPGGVVTAGLAIYDTMRYLSTPISTICIGQAASFGAVLLAAGEKGRRYALPNARIMIHQPLGGAQGAATDIEIQTQEILRIKKLLNQVMATHTGQPLAKVEKDTDRDFYMGPDEAVKYGIIDEVISSIKGKTDKKK, from the coding sequence ATGAAACCGACGTCACAATTGATCCCGATGGTCGTTGAACAGTCCACCCGCGGCGAACGCGCTTACGATATCTATTCCCGCCTGCTGCGCGACCGGATTATCTTTGTCGGCGGGCCGATCGACGACGACGTGGCCAACATCATCATCGCCGAACTGCTCTTCCTCCAGTCGGAGGACGCGGGCAAGGACATTTACATGTACATCAATTCGCCGGGCGGAGTAGTGACCGCCGGGCTGGCGATCTACGACACGATGCGCTACCTCTCCACGCCGATCTCGACGATCTGCATCGGCCAGGCGGCCTCCTTTGGCGCGGTCCTTTTGGCGGCCGGCGAAAAAGGGCGGCGCTACGCGCTCCCCAACGCCCGGATCATGATCCACCAGCCGTTGGGCGGCGCCCAGGGGGCGGCGACCGACATCGAGATCCAGACGCAGGAGATCCTCCGGATCAAGAAACTGCTCAACCAGGTGATGGCGACCCATACCGGGCAGCCGCTGGCCAAAGTGGAAAAAGACACCGACCGCGATTTTTACATGGGCCCGGACGAAGCGGTCAAATACGGCATCATCGACGAAGTGATCAGCTCCATCAAAGGCAAGACCGACAAGAAGAAGTAA
- a CDS encoding trigger factor gives MKIISQKREGNKVFLEVEEDYSRFQQAVQKTMAEAGKEVKVPGFRPGKAPKEMIEKALDRDFIEHRAAQALIAEVYPELIDAGKFEPVDYPSVEITRLEAGKPFQFKVAVDVYPETKLGKYKGLKVEKKAAAVSEEEVLAILGRLQERFAVTDAAGQKTVLPLDDEFAKKVSKYGTLAELKEEVRAVTLRDKVTEADGDVRDQLLRAVSAETQAEVPPAMIERETDIIIDELHSSLSQSGLTLDDYLKGAKKTVAGLRQELAATALMRVKGKVALKAVAAAENLAVTPAELEAEIKEMLVGMGEDPAQSRGKISPEMITYMQDYLLRKKALEFVLAQANVKEIKEEQKP, from the coding sequence ATGAAGATCATCTCCCAAAAGCGCGAGGGGAATAAGGTTTTCCTGGAAGTCGAAGAGGATTATTCCCGTTTTCAGCAAGCCGTCCAGAAGACCATGGCCGAAGCGGGCAAAGAGGTCAAAGTCCCCGGTTTTCGCCCCGGCAAAGCCCCCAAAGAAATGATCGAAAAGGCGCTTGACCGCGATTTTATCGAGCACCGCGCCGCGCAGGCGCTGATCGCCGAAGTTTACCCCGAGCTCATCGACGCCGGCAAATTCGAGCCGGTCGACTACCCGAGCGTCGAGATCACCCGGCTGGAAGCGGGAAAACCGTTCCAGTTCAAGGTCGCCGTCGACGTTTATCCCGAGACCAAACTGGGCAAGTACAAGGGGCTCAAAGTCGAGAAAAAAGCGGCGGCGGTGAGCGAAGAGGAAGTGCTGGCGATCCTGGGCCGGCTGCAGGAGCGGTTCGCCGTGACCGACGCGGCCGGGCAAAAGACCGTGCTGCCGCTTGACGACGAATTCGCCAAGAAGGTCAGCAAGTACGGGACGCTGGCCGAGCTGAAGGAAGAGGTCCGGGCCGTGACCCTGCGGGACAAGGTGACGGAAGCCGACGGCGACGTCCGGGACCAGCTGCTCAGGGCGGTTTCGGCCGAGACGCAAGCCGAGGTCCCGCCGGCCATGATCGAGCGCGAGACCGACATCATTATCGACGAGCTCCATTCCTCCCTGTCCCAGAGCGGCCTGACGCTGGACGATTACCTGAAAGGCGCCAAGAAGACGGTGGCCGGGCTGCGCCAGGAGCTGGCCGCGACCGCGCTGATGCGGGTCAAAGGCAAAGTCGCCCTGAAAGCGGTGGCGGCGGCCGAGAACCTCGCCGTGACCCCGGCCGAGCTGGAGGCCGAGATCAAGGAGATGCTTGTCGGCATGGGCGAAGATCCGGCGCAGAGCCGGGGAAAGATCAGCCCCGAAATGATCACTTATATGCAGGATTATTTATTGCGGAAGAAAGCGCTCGAGTTCGTGTTGGCCCAGGCGAACGTCAAAGAGATCAAGGAGGAGCAAAAACCATGA
- the argF gene encoding ornithine carbamoyltransferase — protein MKDFLSIHDLTAREVVQILDLAADLKDKQKKQVKHEYLWAKSLAMIFEKPSTRTRVSFEIGIWQLGGLGINLDQEATGLGTRESIPDVARTLSRFADAILIRTFAHAKVIELAKYASVPVINALSDESHPCQALSDVFTIIEKKGHDLKKLKLAYIGDGNNVCNSLMYAAAKVGLNMAIATPPGYEPAEAVTAKALTDAKKAGVELAILNDPVVAAKDADIIYTDVWASMGQESEAQKRAGIFSYYQVNKELVKLAKPDYIFMHCLPAHRGQEVTEEVIESKNSVVFDQAENRLHVQKAILVKLLGGDHAQNQ, from the coding sequence GTGAAGGATTTCCTCTCTATTCACGATCTGACGGCCCGCGAGGTCGTCCAGATCCTGGACCTGGCCGCCGACCTGAAGGACAAGCAGAAAAAACAGGTCAAGCACGAGTACCTGTGGGCCAAATCGCTGGCGATGATCTTCGAAAAACCGTCGACCCGGACCCGCGTCTCCTTTGAGATCGGGATCTGGCAGCTGGGCGGCCTCGGCATCAACCTGGACCAGGAGGCGACCGGCCTCGGGACCCGGGAATCCATTCCCGACGTCGCCCGGACGCTCTCCCGTTTTGCCGACGCGATCCTGATCCGGACCTTCGCCCACGCCAAGGTGATCGAGCTGGCGAAGTACGCCTCGGTCCCGGTGATCAACGCCCTGTCCGACGAATCGCACCCGTGCCAGGCGCTCTCCGACGTTTTTACGATCATCGAAAAGAAGGGGCACGACCTGAAGAAGCTCAAGCTCGCCTACATCGGCGACGGCAACAACGTCTGTAATTCGCTGATGTACGCGGCGGCCAAGGTCGGACTGAACATGGCGATCGCCACTCCTCCCGGCTACGAACCGGCGGAAGCGGTCACCGCCAAAGCGTTAACGGACGCGAAAAAGGCCGGAGTGGAACTGGCGATCTTAAATGACCCGGTCGTGGCGGCCAAGGACGCCGATATTATCTATACCGACGTTTGGGCTTCGATGGGGCAGGAGAGCGAAGCGCAAAAACGGGCCGGCATCTTCAGTTATTATCAGGTGAATAAAGAGCTGGTCAAGTTGGCTAAGCCGGACTATATTTTCATGCACTGCCTGCCGGCGCACCGCGGCCAGGAAGTGACCGAAGAGGTCATTGAATCCAAAAATTCGGTCGTTTTTGACCAGGCGGAGAACCGCCTTCACGTCCAGAAGGCGATCCTGGTCAAATTGTTAGGAGGGGATCATGCCCAAAATCAATAA
- the lon gene encoding endopeptidase La: MPESKSRPEKLGEWKEELPLIPLRNMVVFPQMIVPLFIGRSRSIKALEDTLAREKMVIFASQKNEEVEEPGPKDLCAIGTLAEIVQMLALPDGTTKVLVEGICRVKIEKFTQETPYFRVAIARVPEPEEFSAEAEALVRTVVKQFEEYVKLNRRIPSETLMSIINVDNPGRLADLISSYLTLKVEEKQDILEALTVEKRLKKLSDILEKEIEVLGVEKALQGKVRKQIEKVQKEYYLKEKLRAIQEELGEAEEEGQPEAAEYKKKIAEAKLPPEVKAKADKELERLNQMPAMSSESAVIRTYLDWLVELPWKKKTKSRLDIAEVEKILNADHYGLEKVKERILEYFAVLQLTGKIGGTILCFVGPPGVGKTSIARSIAHAMGRKFTRVALGGVRDEAEIRGHRRTYVGSLPGRIIQSIHKVNVSNPVFLLDEIDKLGNDFRGDPASALLEVLDPEMNKEFSDHYLEVEFDLSDVFFITTANTREPIPRPLQDRMEIIEMSGYTEEEKLGIAKGYLIPRELEKHGLKKGKVELEEDALQQIVREYSREAGVRNLEREIGTIMRKIATKIVREKTDKRFTVKKSDLVDYLGAPKYSFGVAEETDQIGTATGLVWTSVGGDTIPIEVTAMTGRGNLTLTGQLGDVMQESAKAAMSFVRSRAAELGLEENFYRKYDVHIHVPEGAVPKDGPSAGITIATALTSALSGIPVRRDVAMTGEITLRGKVLPIGGLKEKLLAARRAGIKNVIIPHENKKDLDEIRKEIPADMNFTLAKEMEDVLAVALAKKLKDKDKGKAKDKGLIYLPGAQPPQLSA; this comes from the coding sequence ATGCCTGAGTCAAAATCAAGGCCAGAAAAGCTCGGCGAGTGGAAGGAAGAGCTTCCGCTGATCCCTTTGCGCAACATGGTCGTGTTCCCCCAGATGATCGTTCCCCTCTTTATCGGCCGCAGCCGCTCGATCAAAGCGCTGGAAGACACCCTGGCCCGGGAAAAGATGGTCATTTTCGCCTCGCAGAAGAACGAAGAGGTGGAAGAGCCGGGCCCGAAAGACCTGTGCGCGATCGGCACCCTGGCGGAGATCGTCCAGATGCTCGCGCTCCCCGACGGCACCACCAAGGTCCTGGTCGAGGGGATCTGCCGGGTCAAGATCGAGAAGTTCACCCAGGAAACCCCGTATTTCCGGGTCGCCATCGCCCGCGTGCCGGAGCCGGAAGAGTTCTCGGCCGAGGCGGAGGCGCTGGTGCGCACCGTCGTCAAGCAGTTCGAGGAATACGTCAAGCTGAACCGCCGGATCCCGTCCGAAACGCTGATGTCGATCATCAACGTCGATAACCCGGGGCGCCTGGCCGACCTGATCTCTTCCTACCTGACCCTGAAGGTCGAGGAGAAGCAGGATATCCTGGAAGCGCTGACGGTCGAGAAGCGGCTGAAAAAGCTCTCGGATATCCTGGAAAAAGAGATCGAAGTGCTCGGCGTGGAAAAAGCGCTCCAGGGGAAAGTGCGCAAACAGATCGAGAAGGTCCAGAAAGAGTATTACCTGAAAGAGAAGCTGCGCGCGATCCAGGAAGAGCTGGGCGAAGCGGAAGAGGAAGGCCAGCCGGAAGCGGCGGAATACAAGAAGAAGATCGCCGAAGCGAAACTGCCGCCCGAGGTCAAGGCCAAGGCGGACAAAGAGCTGGAGCGGCTGAACCAGATGCCGGCGATGTCGTCGGAATCGGCCGTGATCCGCACTTACCTGGACTGGCTGGTGGAGCTTCCCTGGAAAAAGAAGACCAAGTCGCGGCTGGACATCGCCGAAGTGGAAAAGATCCTGAACGCCGACCATTACGGCCTGGAAAAGGTCAAGGAACGGATCCTGGAATATTTCGCGGTGCTGCAGCTGACCGGCAAGATCGGCGGCACGATCCTCTGCTTCGTCGGCCCGCCCGGCGTCGGCAAGACCTCGATCGCCCGCTCCATCGCCCACGCCATGGGGCGCAAGTTCACCCGGGTGGCGCTCGGCGGAGTGCGCGACGAGGCGGAGATCCGGGGCCACCGCCGCACTTACGTCGGTTCGCTGCCGGGGCGGATCATCCAGTCCATCCACAAGGTCAATGTCAGCAACCCCGTTTTCCTGCTCGACGAGATCGACAAGCTCGGCAACGATTTCCGGGGAGACCCGGCCTCGGCCCTTTTGGAAGTGCTCGACCCGGAGATGAACAAGGAATTCTCCGACCACTACCTGGAGGTGGAGTTCGACCTCTCCGACGTCTTCTTTATCACCACGGCCAACACCCGCGAACCGATCCCGCGCCCCCTGCAGGACCGGATGGAGATCATCGAGATGTCCGGCTACACCGAGGAGGAAAAGCTGGGGATCGCCAAGGGGTATTTGATCCCGCGCGAGCTGGAAAAACACGGTCTGAAGAAAGGGAAAGTGGAGCTCGAAGAGGACGCCCTGCAGCAGATCGTGCGCGAATACAGCCGGGAGGCCGGGGTGCGCAACCTGGAGCGGGAGATCGGCACGATCATGCGCAAGATCGCGACCAAGATCGTCCGGGAAAAAACGGACAAGCGCTTCACCGTCAAAAAGTCCGACCTGGTCGATTATCTGGGCGCGCCCAAGTACAGCTTCGGCGTGGCCGAGGAAACGGACCAGATCGGGACCGCGACCGGGCTCGTTTGGACCTCGGTCGGCGGCGACACCATCCCGATCGAAGTCACCGCCATGACGGGGCGGGGGAACCTGACGCTGACGGGACAGCTGGGCGACGTCATGCAGGAATCGGCCAAGGCGGCGATGAGCTTTGTCCGCTCCCGGGCGGCCGAGCTCGGGCTGGAAGAGAATTTTTACCGGAAATACGACGTGCATATCCACGTGCCGGAAGGGGCGGTGCCGAAAGACGGCCCGTCGGCCGGCATTACCATCGCGACCGCGCTGACCTCGGCCCTCTCCGGCATCCCGGTCCGGCGCGACGTCGCCATGACCGGCGAGATCACGCTCCGGGGCAAGGTCCTGCCGATCGGCGGCCTGAAGGAAAAACTGCTGGCCGCCCGCCGCGCCGGGATAAAAAATGTTATAATTCCGCACGAGAACAAGAAGGACCTGGACGAGATCAGGAAAGAGATCCCGGCCGACATGAACTTTACCTTGGCCAAGGAGATGGAAGATGTCCTGGCGGTCGCCCTGGCGAAAAAGCTGAAAGACAAGGACAAGGGCAAGGCGAAAGATAAAGGGCTGATCTATTTACCGGGGGCGCAGCCCCCGCAGTTGTCCGCGTAA
- a CDS encoding argininosuccinate synthase has translation MPKINKVVLAYSGGLDTSIMIKWLKDNYGCQVVCYAADVGQAEELNGLRQKALKTGAAKIYIEDLKDEFARDFVFPMLKAGAIYENQYLLGTSVARPVIAKRQVEIAKKEKADAVAHGATGKGNDQVRFELTFKALAPNLKIIAPWREWELGGREEEIAYAREHHIPVPVTKKKPYSSDRNLWHISYEGGILEDPWFEPKEDMFLLTVAPEKAPNKPEYVEIEFVKGEPVAVNGRKMPPVRLIAALNKIGGRHGVGRVDIVENRLVGIKSRGVYETPGGTILYAAHQAVETLTLDRDVQHYKSQVAQRYAELVYYGQWFTPLKEALDAFIDRTQEHVSGVARLKLYKGSCTVVGRKAKRSLYRPDLATFEKEAVYNQQDAEGFINLFGLPLKVAALLRR, from the coding sequence ATGCCCAAAATCAATAAAGTCGTACTCGCTTATTCCGGCGGCCTGGACACTTCGATCATGATCAAGTGGCTAAAGGATAATTACGGCTGCCAGGTCGTCTGCTACGCCGCCGACGTCGGCCAGGCGGAAGAGCTGAACGGCTTGCGGCAGAAAGCGCTCAAGACCGGCGCCGCCAAGATCTACATTGAAGACCTCAAAGACGAGTTCGCCCGCGATTTTGTTTTCCCGATGCTCAAGGCGGGCGCGATCTACGAGAACCAGTACCTGCTCGGCACCTCCGTTGCCCGGCCGGTGATCGCCAAGCGGCAGGTGGAGATCGCCAAGAAGGAAAAGGCCGACGCGGTCGCCCACGGCGCCACCGGCAAAGGGAACGACCAGGTCCGTTTTGAGCTGACCTTCAAGGCGCTGGCGCCGAATTTAAAGATAATCGCTCCCTGGCGGGAGTGGGAACTGGGCGGCCGGGAAGAGGAGATCGCCTACGCGCGCGAGCATCATATCCCGGTCCCGGTGACCAAGAAGAAACCGTACTCCTCGGACCGCAACCTCTGGCACATCAGCTATGAAGGCGGGATCCTCGAAGACCCGTGGTTCGAACCGAAAGAGGACATGTTCCTGCTGACCGTCGCCCCGGAAAAAGCGCCGAATAAGCCGGAATACGTCGAAATTGAATTTGTTAAAGGCGAACCGGTGGCGGTCAACGGCCGGAAAATGCCGCCGGTCCGGCTGATCGCCGCGCTGAACAAGATCGGCGGCCGGCACGGGGTCGGCCGCGTCGATATCGTAGAGAACCGGCTGGTCGGCATCAAATCGCGCGGCGTCTACGAGACGCCGGGCGGCACGATCCTCTACGCCGCCCACCAGGCGGTGGAGACGCTGACGCTCGACCGCGACGTCCAGCATTACAAATCGCAGGTCGCCCAGCGCTACGCCGAACTGGTCTACTACGGCCAGTGGTTCACGCCGCTCAAGGAAGCGCTCGACGCCTTCATCGACCGGACCCAGGAGCACGTCAGCGGCGTCGCCCGGTTGAAACTATACAAGGGGAGCTGCACCGTGGTCGGCCGCAAGGCCAAACGGTCGCTCTACCGGCCGGACCTGGCGACCTTTGAAAAAGAAGCCGTTTATAACCAGCAGGACGCCGAAGGGTTCATCAATCTCTTCGGCTTGCCGCTCAAAGTCGCCGCTTTGCTCCGCCGGTGA